The window TCACGTGTTGGGAAACTTTGCCCCTGTATTGCAGGTATAACAAATCAGGCCTGAGGCCAAGGAATGAGCTCAGTTTTGCCATCATCTCTGAGGAATTGCCAAGTTACTGGAAGTCAATAGTGCTGGCCCTGTACACACACTGGCAGCCAAAGCCCAATGCTCTCAGCAGGAAACAGCTTTAACCTTCAGAGCAGAAAGACATGCACTCTGTGGCAGTCTGAGGGAACACTGCTGATTTTAAGTCTGgtttttaaaagctgcttttcctcctcttcattttcttatgcAGAAGATTTCTCAGTTATAATGATATTCCATATCTATTGCCTGCAGTTGGCTGGGAGCCTGTAACTGGAAAAGATGGATGTTGATGGAGAGGAAAGCGTCCCCCCATGGCTTCCTGACACATTGGGCAGGGTGGTCAGGAGGAGAAGCTTCCAGTTTTGTAACCCATTGGGACAACCTTGAAAGGCAGTGCTTAGAGACAAAGCCTCACATCtataatttcaaagaaaattggTGCTGAAACCCACTTTAAAAAGATAGGAATTTAAGGCCTGCAGGTATCTCACTTGCTATTAAACATAAAACATCATTAAGCAGCCGGCAGAACCAAATGGAAATCAAAGAGGTATTTTATGAAGGGAAGAACTGATCCTACCACTTTCTCATGTGTATCGTTCTCCCCATCCATGGGCAgtgtgctcctcctgcagcaggatcctctcccttctcccttccccaggCTTGCCCCTATACTGcatcctccttcccccccccacaatTTCCTGTCACACAGGACTAGAGGAGCTTACCCTGCAGGCCTCTGAAGAGTGGACAGCTTTGCAATCACTCGCAAAACCCTTGCAGCCCAACAGCTTGGTATGCTGCATTTTTGTACCCTACCATTTTGAGATGGCTGTGGGAAAAGAGCTCTAAAAATGGGGGCATTAAAGGAAAGAGGGTCAATTTTGTACCATTTATATCCTAACAAAAGTGAACTCAAAATTTCTAGCTATGATTAATAATCCCAAGAGGAAACCTTTAAGTATGCAGGCCCTAATGTACAAATTTGCTTTTTACTCAAAACTTTTTTCAGTTAGTCCATCTTGATCCTCACTGCAAAGAGGGCCAGTGTGAGGTGTGTGACTTAATTACTCATCTATCAGATCAATAGCAATATGTTAACTAATCAGGCATCAATGGGCTGATGGGTAGCATCCAAGTCCTTCCataattctttttaatgaacGCTTTTAAGCAGTGAGACCGTAGGCAATATTAACTATCACTGTTGGAGAGCCTTATGAAACTGGAGACCTTACATTGGCTGCATCGTATTAGTTAGCAGCAGACACTACAGGCGAGCTGTGATCATAAGACAAAAAttgtgatttatttcctttcatccCATGCCAGGTCTCCCAAAGTATTTGCCCACCACATAGCCAAGtgggaaaaagattttttttcatttttcatctgttacTTTATAGTCCACAGGCAGGGACAAGATTTTGCTAGAGTAATGCTTTCTTGGGGAGTTGTTGTTGTGCTGCTCCAAATGAAACGGTATCTTTCAGGTTCCTGAAAACTCCTTACAGTAAGATCTTTTCGAGTGGAATGAAAAGTGTATtggataatttttctttatatctacAGGACACTTTGGGCTGAATTTAGCTTTGATGTAACTCCCCAAAACCTTGGTGATTTAGTGTGCCACAGATCTGACATTGATACCTTCAGCAACTCACGTAGGGGGGGTTGCCCCACTGCCTTCCCAGAAAGCTAGCTTACCTTGAGCCATCCTGCATAGAAGAAGAACTGTAACAGCGTGAAGATTGGAACATAAAGATCTAAGTCATGTCCCTGATACCCTTGGTCAGTATCCAAAAACTGGCGGCCTATCAGGCAGGCAAAGAAAAAGGTATATACTGCAAGAGTAACAacctgcaaagagaaaaacttaATTGGAAACGTAGTAATACAGCCTTATGCATAAGGCATCACAAATCCAAAGGCCTCTGACTGCCTTTTGTAATATTATTTACAAAACTGGaacaaaatattacaaataaagAGGATGCAAGAGTAATCACTGCCAGGAGGTACACCcaggaaacaaaaacatcttGGAGCTTCCTTGCTCTCCCAAATTATGCACAGATTTCAAAACATCTCCCTGTTGAAAATGACTTACATATTTAGCCAGATGCCGATGTTCCAGTAGGGCTCAACAAGCCTCAGACATCTTGGAGATGCCAATCCAGTCTATGGATGTTTGGCACAAACATCCCCTTTtatggaaaatgtatttcaaagaaaacatataaAAGAAACAATTCAGTACCTGTGTATAGACCAGAGGAATTCCAACCCAGTCATAGCCAAACAAAAGGCTACACCAAGATCTGAACTTATTCATTTCctgaatggaaagaaagaaaaaaaagagaaaaaaagaagaaacatatcCCAACAAACTAAAATGGTGTTAATCCTGAATGACAAACATTGAGTTATAGCCTATTTTTATACGTGCAAAAGGACAGGGAGATAAGATGGCGTCGTATAAATTCATAGAATAATAATACTCAGCAGCTCATTGTAATGTTTGAATATGCACTTAATTTATGGAGTTGGAATGCTTAACGTAGTATCTATTTCTTCACAAATGATCTTTTGTTTCTATCATATACAGCTTAGTGACATGAGAAAATGCGTTTTATTATCAAAACAATGTTGGGCcacttaataaaatatttagggAGACTCTTTTCCCTGAAATTGACACTAAAATCTTCAAAATGCCAAATAAcaatctgatttcttttttttctacagcaatGGGCCAAGTATGAATATACAGCGAGGCTTTTACTCACCAAATGGTTTTTTCAAGTAATTCTTTCTTAGTCATATAAGTACAATCCCAGTGAAATTCTGCTGTGTGTATTTGAGTGTACACTGGCACACCAGAAAAGTGTTATAGATTTTCTCTAAGATCATTTAGATGGCACTGGAGAGCTGAGTGCACTAAATCAAGTTATGTAGGTGAAAAGCTACTGCATAGCAATTTAACACTAGTTTGCTGTGGGTTTACTTTTTCAACTTACATTCATTAGTGTCTGCAGATCCACACTGTCTCGAATTCTACCCTCATTTCGTGCCTTCGATGCCAAATTGCCAAACCAGACAAAGGGAACCCAATATTTCAGATGGGGAGACTTAAGGtcatcaaatatttttctttcatgtcttGTCATAAAACCTAtttataaaacaacaacaaaaaggagcTGATTTATTCTACATTGACAGTGCAGCTTATGTTATATATAATTATGTTCATTTGATATTTGCATAGAACCATGCAAAACACCAATTATGATTCTAACTAGTAgcctccttttttatttattttctcaggaTGGATCTTGATCGAAGCAATTGTTTTTGCCCTAATAACCTGAAAAGCAATCCCCATCAATCAATATATGTGACAATTTGCTGTGCTTCAGCTCTCCTCTGTGCCTGCTGAAATACTGTAGATATGTATAGCACTAAGTCTTGTACAGATTCACTAGATTGCTCTTTAGTTTTATATTctactttcagaaaaataagaaactgGATAAAATCAGTCAATAAAGTGTCACTCCTTGGCAATAATGGCTTTTAGCAGGATGTCATCATCTGTTCTAAGGGCAGTCAGATGACCTTCTGGTTCTGATAATTTTTTTGATAAATCTGCAAGGTAGTGAGCAAGAAATGGAGCATACAAGCACATGTATGAAACAGAGCTCAGCTGAGAGCATGCCTTCTGCCAACGAAATGCTTCCCTTCCAGATTTGCTATTTTATTTGGGGCTATGCAGGGGCACGAGGGGAAGGAAATGGAGCCATGCAGAGAACTGCCACTGCTAGCAGTGCGCTGGGCCAGGCCCCGCTCTGGGCCTGCAGATTGAAGCTGTGTTCTGCCTGGCCGCCTGCCCGGCCTGGCGCTGGGAGGGCACCAGGCTTCCCGTGGACACAGCCTGGCCTTGTGAAGCCCCGCTTCCCTCTGTTGTAAGGAACTCCAAGGGCAGCCAGGGCTGTGTTTGACAAAATCTCCGCTGCCTGGGATTGGCATGGGAGCAGCCCGCTTTTTGGAGCAATGCCTCAATCCCTTCAGCTTTGTAGGTCAAAAAGCTTTGCTCCGCTCTGCTGTCCTCCTTCCACCCACACCTCTAAGAAAAACAACCTCAGAAATTTTATGAAGggaatttcacattttcttttgcctAAATCTCAGATTTTCTGGGATTGGAGCAATCTTTAGGTCTGGGAAACCTAAATTTTTGCTCAGATGGATGCAAGACTTCCTTTGTTGTGTTGATATTAGCTCTGAAACAGTACAAAGTTACTAAGAAAGTAGCTGCAAAATAAAGGACTCATCCAACTAATTATAAGTTTGAACAAAAGTTTGAGCGCTGAGGATTTGATTTTGAATTGAGAATAGACATTAATTTTTCTAGACTCCAGCTATTAACTAAGAGTTGGCCTGCTCTTGCTAATGTTGCTAACGATACATTaagctgtgaaaaataaatatatacaaactcacacagttgtttttcttgtataaAAATGTGAATAAGGCAAGAACAGGTTTGTTAAATGAAGCAACCCTGATGAGACTGATGCTACTGCTGTACATTTGGAACTGCACAACACAGAAGATATGAAATACTTTAAGTACTGAGAAGGAATATAAGGACAGGACATGCTGCTGTTGAGctagaagaaaagcagttcagCAGTAAGATATGGTACTTTTGCAGAATCCTCGAACTTCAGAGCAGAATAAGGTATAGCTTTTAAAGGTCCCTCCACAGTTTGCAGCCAGCTCTCATAATGAGTTGCACAGAAAAAATTGGGCAATCAATTTGTCTTGCTAGTTATGCCTGCTCTGACTCCTGAGTCAGAGTCACTCTTTTAGGCTGTCTTTGATTTTCATCTGGCCAACTTTCTCATTACAAGATGGGAAAGGATGTTTTTATCATGCAGGAATAGACAGACAGAATACAAAAAAATTGACAGTCTGGAGCATGAAATTCCCAGGAGAGGCTCTGGGAAGTCATTATCGAGGACACAGCCTGAGGGGGACATGAAGAATAGCAAAGCTCCAGGGATCAGTTCAGCTTTCCACTTAAATTGGGTacatttttgttcagaaaacCAAGACAAAGCACCATTATTTTCACAATAGTGTTCAAATtgccattatttttaaagttaaggCATTCATGTTTATACTAATTAACCATTGTCTTTGATGAACATATATAATAGATAGTAGAAAATATGAAACATTAGAAAATATTACAcatttctttattgctgttaTTGCTGGCAAAAGTTACTGCAGTAAAACCAATATGCAGTACAGAGGCACTTGTAACTGCTTGGATAAAGAAACGCCTTCTATTCCATGAATGACAGGAGATTATATTAAAGctcatttattaaaattaaatggttTCTAAATACTTTCAtctaatgtttatttaaaagtattCAAAGAATTAACTGAGAAACTCTGAACAAAAATGTTGGTTTTGACAAGAACTGTAAGATGGGGGCAGTTCcagaaaactggaaatattTGGCAAATATTGTACCAAGATCTTGAGATCTCAAGATCATCTTGAGAAGGATGATCTAAGGAATGACAGGGAATTAAATGCttgggaaaaaatgtattaaaatctTGACAGGTGATACAACCAATAAAGAATGAAGAGACAGCAATGTGAATAGTGTCAATCAAAGTAATCTTATGGAAAAAATTATTAATGAGAACATAACCCTGTCTGGACAAATGCACCTGTGCTCTCCCTGAAGTGCTTCATGGAATGTTTGGGTCTCCCATCAAAGTGGTATGGACTGAGGCAAGACTGTTTCAAGATACCCATGTAAATAACTATAATATCTTTTGGTTAGAGGAAGAAGGATCTGGTTGGTGATCATCTCCCACATCTCCCCAGAGTGTGCTAGCAAAGGTTAAGTAGATAAGAGTTctactttctgtttctctgttatGTGAGAAGGACTAGGTAGGTGCTTCATTTCAGCGATAGGTCTGGGTCTGTGAATTTCAACCAGCAGTAGGCGTTCATGTCCCTGGGCTCATACCTCATGTTTCTCTTTGTAATTCCCTACTGCTTGTCTtgggctgctctctgcccaGCTGTTGACTCATTACTCACATTTTCCAAGATTCATACTCTTGATCATCCAACTTTGCTCTCTCACCTTGCATCTAACAGGATTTGTAAACTCATGACTGCTACGCATTGATGCTTGTGGTGCACGTGTCACAGTACTCAACGTCTCAATGTCAAGGATCTACATCAACCTACTGCCTACAGTTCCAtaacaaatgttaaaaaatgaaaaagagtttAGAAAAGTGGTATGAGCAAGAGCTAGTTATGAAGACCATACCTTGTCAGGGAGAGACTAAAGAACATCAACCTTGTAAGTTTTCTCAAGTCTATATACACTCTGCTAATAAGTAGCTATTATAGGAAACGCTGATTTTATCTaattgaaaaaagaacaaccaaacCCATTTAAAAATCCGATGACTTCGAAGATGACTGTATACAAGTTCAGACTTGGAATGAAAGTTCACTTTTTGACAGTGAGTTCACAATTGTGAATGTCAGATCTGTTTATTCTTCATTGTACTCAGCTGAATTTTAAATCAGGGCTGCTCGGATTCCTAGAAGGTATTATAGTTCAGTCAGAAATTGCAATTTGAAAAGGAGATGGTGAATAAGCTTTTATGCCATGTGTTGCGGATGAGTCAGACTAGATTATCATAATACTGCTCTCAGATTTAAAACTACGAATTTAAGCAGTTCATTTGCTGAGAAGGGAAATGTGTAGCAGTGCTTATACCATGGTGGTTCTCAGTTTgagaacaaaatgcaaaatcGGCACAAGTTGTTTCAGAGATGATTGCTCTGTAAGTATCAGATTCTGCCACTCATGTTCATATTAAATGTTGCAGCCTGTTATATAATGCCGTAGGGACTTAGGGAGAGGATAATTACAGAGTACTGTCTTAATCATTCAGTGCTAGTAGTAGCAATATCTACCCTCAAGTGTTCAATACCACATCAACAAAAATTCTGTGGCACAGTATGTATAAGAGTCTACACAGTCTGTACTGAAATCCACCAAGATGCCTATACTGTCAATATTTAGTTATGCTTTTTATACCAGAATGTTTTCCAACgtacaaggggaaaaaaaaaaaaaaaaaaaaaaaaaaagaactcttgTTTTCCAGTCTACAATTTTGTCTCTTTTGGAACAGATTGTCTTTAGCAATAGGGAGGCAGAGCTGGATTAGCCTGTTGGAAATGTGGTAATTTTCCAGCGTGTGCTAGAAGCAGATTGCTGGGGAGAGTGACAGAAGCTTCCTTGACCTCTTGCAGGCTCAGGTAAACAATTTtgttgaaaagcaaaaggaaaagaacttcaactgaattttgaaaatgGGGTGAAAACACAAATGATTTCTTAGGGTAAGATGAATGCACTCTGCATTCTGCATTTTgcctggatttcttttttttcaacacCCAGAGCCTCTTGCATATATTTGaatttgtatatgtatatacacactgCATAATTCAACTTGCTACAACTTTGCTTACTAATCGGTGCCAAAGgaataattttaagaaatgtaagattttcagtaaaaatatgaCTTCTGCTATTTGGAGGAGATCACCAAATCTCTatagagagaaaatgaagcCTTGTTCAATACCTATAGCAAACAGCTCCCAACCCTGTGCCCCCACCCGTGTGGGAAAGTAAGAAATTCTTGGAGATGGATGCAGCAGTACCTGCACCCACCACGTGGTCCATCGTGGGAAACCTTTTGTACACGGCCGTGCTCACGGAGCGAAAGATCAGCAGAGAAGTTAAATTGACGTAACGCATTAGAGTCCTCCTGATCAAGCGGCCATATTCATCTCTTCCCTGGACACAGCTAGAGATCAAGAACATCAGTCGGTCTGGCCACGGCAAATTCACAAACTGGTTCCACCAGCGATTGACCACCAACGTGACATAGAAACCTGCgtgtgagaag of the Gallus gallus isolate bGalGal1 chromosome 1, bGalGal1.mat.broiler.GRCg7b, whole genome shotgun sequence genome contains:
- the BEST3 gene encoding bestrophin-3 isoform 2 (isoform 2 is encoded by transcript variant 2) — protein: MTVTYSSKVANATFFGFHRLLLKWKGSIYKLLYREFIVFATLYTAISVLYRFFLTGSQKRFFEKLSIYCDKYAEQIPVTFVLGFYVTLVVNRWWNQFVNLPWPDRLMFLISSCVQGRDEYGRLIRRTLMRYVNLTSLLIFRSVSTAVYKRFPTMDHVVGAGFMTRHERKIFDDLKSPHLKYWVPFVWFGNLASKARNEGRIRDSVDLQTLMNEMNKFRSWCSLLFGYDWVGIPLVYTQVVTLAVYTFFFACLIGRQFLDTDQGYQGHDLDLYVPIFTLLQFFFYAGWLKVAEQLINPFGEDDDDFETNWCIDRNLQAG